A genomic window from Planctomycetia bacterium includes:
- a CDS encoding GntR family transcriptional regulator, producing the protein MPRTSRRAASAARQETAPRPLLKDRAYAQLKDLIQSGAYAPDTFLSERQLVEKLGMSKTPIRSALEHLEAQGLVAVSPQQGIVVKDLSAREIAELFDMRLAVEPFVARRLAERTLTTAQRALIKRSLTQQRAAVRDEDPRAATRFDIEFHLLLAELLENRELCAWLRRCFDKLERAILRINRLAPNRLAKSQADHSAVAHAILKSQADRAAQAMTDHLQYGRQFLLNA; encoded by the coding sequence ATGCCTCGTACCTCACGCCGCGCCGCTTCCGCCGCCCGCCAGGAAACCGCGCCGCGTCCGCTGCTCAAGGATCGCGCATACGCCCAGCTTAAGGATTTGATTCAGTCCGGGGCCTACGCGCCGGATACGTTTCTTTCTGAACGACAGTTGGTCGAAAAACTCGGCATGAGCAAGACGCCGATCCGTTCGGCGCTCGAACATCTGGAAGCCCAGGGACTGGTCGCCGTTTCGCCGCAGCAGGGGATCGTCGTCAAAGACTTGTCCGCGCGGGAAATCGCCGAGTTGTTCGACATGCGTTTGGCCGTGGAACCGTTCGTCGCACGCCGCCTTGCCGAGCGAACACTGACCACGGCACAGCGAGCGCTCATTAAGCGCAGCCTGACACAACAACGCGCCGCCGTCCGCGACGAAGATCCTCGGGCGGCCACGCGGTTCGATATCGAATTCCACCTGCTGCTCGCGGAACTGCTCGAAAACCGCGAACTCTGCGCCTGGCTACGGCGCTGCTTCGACAAACTGGAACGCGCCATCCTGCGGATTAACCGGCTCGCGCCGAATCGCCTCGCCAAGAGTCAGGCCGATCATTCCGCCGTCGCCCACGCCATTCTCAAGAGCCAGGCCGATCGCGCCGCTCAAGCGATGACAGACCATCTGCAATACGGGCGGCAGTTCTTGCTGAACGCGTGA